The Triticum urartu cultivar G1812 chromosome 5, Tu2.1, whole genome shotgun sequence genome contains the following window.
atgatgtattacggaacgagtaaatagactttccggtaaggagattgaactaggtatgaagataccggcgatcgaagctcgggcaagtaacataccgatgacaaagggaataatgtatgttatcataatggttcgaccgataaagatcttcgtagaatatgtaggagccaatatgagcatccaggttccgctattggttattgaccgaagaggtgtctcggtcatgtctacatagttctcgaacccgtagggtccgcacggttaacgttcgatgacgatttagtattatatgagttatgtgatttggtgaccgaatgttgttcggagtcccggatgagaacacggacatgacgaggagtctcgaaatggtcgagaggtaaagattgatatataggatgatagtattcggacaccgaaagtgtttcgTGGGGGTACcaggtacttatcgggtcaccggaaggggtttcggacacccccggcaaaagatatgggcaTTATGGGCCAACAGGGGAACacaccagccacaaggggctggtgcaccccacatatgggctggccaaggatggagaaggaaaggggaagggagaaagGCAAGTGTGGATTAGGATTCACACTTCCTTCTCTCTCCCCCTTCTTTCCTTCCCCATCCGTCAAATATGGCGGGGGGGCGCAGGGCAGGGAAGCCTCAAGGGGTCCGGCGGCCAGCACTTGGGGTGCCCCTTGGcatctcccctctccctcccacctatatatatgaggaggGGGCGCCTAGGACACAACAacatcaattgttagccgtgtgtggcgcccccctccacagtttacacccccggtcatattctcgcggtgcttaggcaaagccctgtgcggatcactgcaccatcaccacgccgtcgtgttgacggaactcatctacttcctcgacaccttgctggatcaagaaggcgagggacgtcatcgCGCTGAATGTGTGTATaactcggaggtgtcatgcgttcggtgcttgatcggtcggagctagaagaagttcgactacatcaagcGCGTTGTCAAACACTTCTgattttggtctacgagggtacgtagacacactctccccctctcgttgctatgcatctcctagatagatcttgcgtgagcgtaggattttttttgaaattgcatggtATGTTTCCCAACAAATATGACCAAAACAGCAGTGTCGTAGTATGCTGCACTAttattatcaactttgcatcttttggcatcaatattatgaatatgtgtatcactacgatcgagatttaAACCATTTACATcaggtgtatgaccatagaaggttttattcatgtaaatagaacaacaattattctctgatttaaatgaataacattattgcaataaacatgatctaatcatattcatgctcaacgcagacaccaaataacatttatttaggttcaacactaatcccgaaggttgAGGGAGAgtgcgatggtgatcgtatcaaccttggaattacctccaacacacattgtcacctcgtccttaactagtctctgttcattatgcaactcccgtttcgagttactaatatgagcaactgaactggtatcaaatactcaggggttgctacgaacactagtaaagtacacatcaataacacgtatatcaaatatacctttgttcactttgccattcttcttatctgccaagtatttggggcagttccgcttccagtgatcattccctttgcagtagaagcactcagtttcaggcttgggtccagctttgggctttcTTCAcgtgagtagcaacttgcttgccattcttgttgaagttccctttctttccctttgccctttttcttaaaactagtggtcttgttaaccatcaacacttgatgttttttcttgatttctaccttcgccggtttcagcatcgtgaagagcccgggaatcgtttttgtcatcccttgcatattatagttcatcacgaagttctagtagcttggtgatagtgactagagaactctgtcaatcactatcttatctggaagattaactcccacttgattcaagttattgtagtacccagacattctgagcacatcctcactggctgagctattctccaccatcttgtaggcaaagtacttgtcagaggtctcatacctcttaacacgggcatgagtctgaaataccaatttcatctcttggaacatctcatatgctccatggcgttcaaaacgtttttgaagtcccggttgtAAGCCgtatggcgcactaaactatcaagtagtcatcataccgagcttgtcaaacattcataacgtctgcatctgctcctgcaataggtctgtcacctagcggtgcatcaaggatataattcttttgtgaagcaatgaggataatcctcagatcacggacccaatccgcatcattgctattatccactttcaacttagttttctctaggaacatatcaaaaaataggggagctatatcgcgagctattgatctacaacatagatatgcaaaaactattaagactaagttcatgataaatttaagttcaattaatcaaattactaatgaactcccacttaaacaaacatccctcaagttatctaagtgatacatgatccaaatcaactaccacatgtccgatcatcacgtgagatggggtagtcatcagtggtgaacatctctatgttgatcatatctactacaagattcacattcgacctttaggtctccagtgttccgaggccatgtctatacatgctaggctcgtcaacttcaacccaagtattctgcatgtgcaaaactgtcctgcactcgttgtatgtgaacgtagagtctatcacacccgatcatctcgtggtgtctcaacatgatgaactgtagcaacaatgcatactcagggagaacacttttaccttgaaatttagtgaagggatcatcttataatgctatcgccgtactaagcaaaataagatgcataaaagataaacatcacatgcaatcaaaatatgtgacatgatatggccatcatcatctcgtgcttttgatctccatatccaaagcatcgtcatgatctccatcatcaccggctcgacaccttgatctccatcgttgcgtcgtggtcgtctcgccaactattgcttctacaactatcggtaacgcatagtgataaagtaaagcaattacatggcgtttgcatttcatacaataaagagacaaccataaggctcctgccggttgccgataacttttacaaaacatgatcatctcatacaataatgtatatcacatcatgtcttgaccatatcacatcacaacatgccctgcaaaaacaagttagacgtcctctactttattgttgcaagttttacgtggctactatgggcttctagcaagaaccgttcttacctacgcatcaaaccacaatggtgtttcatcaattttgttgttttaaccttcttcaaggaccggccacagtcaaattcgattcaactaaactaggagaaacaaacacccgccatccacctttatgcaaaactagttgcatgtctgtaagtggaaccggtctcatgtgcattgacatgtaaggttggtccgggccgcttcatcccacaataccgcagaatcaaaataagacgttggtggtaagcagtatgactatcaccgcccacaactctttgtgttctactcgtgcatatcatctacgcatagacctggctcatgatgccactgttgggaatcgttgcatgaaaaacaaaaaaaattctatgcacaagcaatgatctatccatggagatgcataacaacgagggggagagtgtgtctacgtaccctcgtagaccgtaagtggaagcgtttgacaacgcggttgatgtagtcgaacttcttctacctccgaccgatcaagtaccgattGTACAACACCCTCGAGTTCTGCACACGGTCAGCTCGGTGGTGTCccttgccttcttgatccagcaagacatcgaggtagtagatgagttccgtcagcacgacggaatggtgatggtgatggtgaagtgatctccgtagggcttcgcctaagcactacgaaaatatgaccggaggcgtaaacggtggaggggggcgccgcacatggctaggcaattgtctggtgtgtgctaggggtgccccccatatatatataggtgggagggagaggggataGGCCAGGAGGTGCCCCAAGTAGGACTGAATCCTACTTCCTCctaggccggcgccccctccttaTTTGtcgaagggggaaggaaagaggagggaggagggaaggaagggggaggccgaatcccccctttccttctcccttccccgaTGTCCTTCTCCTCTAGTTTGGCCCATatggggggcacaccagccccggtggctggtgcgtttcccctcttggctcactaggcccatatcttttgccggaGGTGCCcagaacccttccggtgacccgataaggACCCGGTACCCCCAAAACACTCCCGCTGTctgaatactatcatcctatatatggATCTTTACTTctcaaccatttagagactcctcctcatatccatgatctcatccgggactccgaacaacattcggtcaccaaatcacatactcatataatacaaaatcgtcatcaaacgttaagcgtgcagaccccacgggttcgagaactatgtagacatgaccgagacacctccccggtcaataaccaatagcgaaacctggatgcctatattggctcctacatattctacgaagatctttatcggtcgaaccattatgacaacatacgttattccctttgtctatggtatattacttgcccgagattcgattatctgtatcttcatacctagttcaatctcattaccccggcaagtctctttacccgttctattatacatcatcctgcaactaactcattagtcactttggttgcaaggtttcttatgatgtgtattaacgagagggcccagagatacctctccgatacttggagtgaaaaatcctaatctcgatctatgccaactcaacaaacaccttcggagatacctgtagagcatctttataatcaaccggttacgttgtgacgtttgataggacacaaggcattcctccggtatccgagagttgcataatctcgtagtcaaaggaatatgtatttgacacgaagaaagcaatagcaataaaatagaacgatcataatgctaggctaacggatgggtcttgtccatcacatcattcttctaatgatgtgatcccgttatgaaatgacaactcatgtccatggttaggaaaccttaaccatctttgatcaatgagctagtcaagtagaggctcactagggacacggtgtttgtttatatattcacacatgtatttaggtttctgattaatacaattctagcatgaataaacCTTTATCACGAATAagaaaatataaaataacaactttattgttgcctctagggaatatttccttcacacCGAAAGTATAAAGCatctcaaacataataaaaatttaATTGAGATTTCAAGACCATCGGACGACcacttagagcatctccagccgcgcccccaacaggcccccaGGCCACTTTTTTGGTGCCGGCGCCAAAAAAACGCCCCAGTCGCACCCCCAGGACGACGAAAAGTGCCGGTTCGGCCCTTTTTTCCGCCCGGCGGCCGCAGGACGAACCTGGCACACTGGGGGGCGATCGGGGGCTCCGGCGCAAGGGAAAAGCACGGCTGGCCCACACCATCAGGCGAAAAGTCAAGATTTTCTTCCTCGACCCGCcttccagcccccgcgccctcggccgccactagctatatcccggcgccgctcgccgcccttcaccgctagatagccattccccgccAGACAAATAGCAGAGGTTTGCCGCGGCAGCCCCTCCAACAACAGCTGGGCATTTTCGGTCGCCGTTTCTGGCCGCGGAGGGGCAGTTCGGCGGGTGCACGCCCACCGGGCGCAAGGTGTTCGGCAATTTGCCtgcctcggcgatggactcggatgacgaggaagcgctcgccgcgctgctggaggaggaagccgaggccgacgtccaggaagaagagcatttgatggtgctcgccgccctcgcccatctgctggcgagcaatgaaaagctgcggcgaggtggctcggcgccggggcgggTGAAAGTAATAAACCGGCATCGtctcgaaggctactgcatgctttagtccgactacttcgccgatgctccacttcacAGCGACAAAACATTTCGacgccgttatcggatgagccgaaagctcttcctcagtattgtgaattccatccgagagtttgacaactacttcaagtgcaagatggattgcaccggcaaacttggattcacctcgatccagaagtgcacgacagcgatgaggatgcttgcatacggagctcccggtgattcactggacgactatgggcgcatggccgagtccaccagcatggagtgtttctacaagttctgtcgggctgtggtggcagtgtttggaccgcaatacttgagaacacccaatgcggaagacactgctcggatcctagcacaaaatgtagcaagaggatttcctgggatgcttggaagcatcgactgcatgcattggaaatggaataATTTCCCATTTtcttggcaggggatgtacacaGGCGtcaaaggcggttgcagtgtggtacttgaggcggtggccacacaggacctctggatttggcattccttctttggtatgccaggaactcacaatgacatcaacgtgctgcaatGCTCTCCTGTCTTTGacaagcttgttgaaggtcattctcctccggtgaacttcgagatcaatgggcggcactacaacaaggggtactatctagctgatggcatctatccgagatggtcgacatttgtgaagacgatctcaaaccctgtgccaggaggcaagaactCCTGGTTTGCGAAGGTttaggaggcttgcaggaaggatgtcgagcgggcatttggtgtgctccaatctcgatttgctaTTGTCCGGTACCCCActcagacctggtcgaaagatcaaatgtgggagattatgacttgctgtgtcatcttgcacaacatgatcatcgagagcgagcaagaagacccagtgtttgacactgaaccatactacaggaggttcctctagccgaagttgatcaccagctaccggcaacctggactgcctatctcagtatgcgtcaggagatccgagacccacaggtgcatcatcaactgcagcaAGATCTGAtagagcacctatggaggctcaagggcgaCGCCGGGCGcgacgtgtgatgaaatatgagtttttatttgttgaactatataatttgtattgaactatttgttgttgtattattttgttgaagtatttgatatttctgtgatgaaatatgtgataaaaAAATTTATGTGGATAATTGAACGCCGAACAACGGCGAACCAtgccgaatatgggcctattgTCGCCCATATGGGCCCTTTATTTGCCGAAATGGGGCTGAAAAGTGGGCCAATATCGGCGCCTGGGGGCGAGCTGGGGGCGAGCTGGGGGCGACGAGTGGGCGCAAAACCGCCCCCAGTGCCGATTGTATCGCTGGCtcgcccccagggggcgatttttatgcgtcctgAGGGGAGGGggcgaacggctggagatgctcttagtcaTGCATGGTCACCCTTTATGCTTACTTGTTATAGTTTTTGCAAGAAGACATTGTGGTTTCTGTTAAGGGAAATGATAGCGATCAGCCAGCGGATAAACATCAGAGACGTTGACCTCCTCGAGCAAACGACACGTGTCCTCACAAGTCCCACGAAACCGCTTATCCTTTCAACCCTATCTCCTCGCTGCACATCCACAAGTCTTACCCCTTTCCTTTCTAGCACCATCTGCATCACTCCTTCCTCACATCACCCAGCCTCATCTGCGCTGCCGAACTAGTCGCTGTGGTTGTAAGAGAGCAGGCGACGACACATCCATGTTGCAAATCGCCGCTGCAAGGATCGCCATTGCAAGGGATTCCAAAAGGTATTGTAGCAGGGCGGGGCTCCTACGCTGAACCGTTAGCGCACGTTCACCTCAAATCACTTTCAGGCGAGGCACGACTCGCCGACATGCTTCTGCAACAGCGGGAGCGATGGCGCTGCTGCTCTGTTGCGGTCGGCAGCGACGCGCACGACGCAAGCAACGGCGGCGATGTGTCTGCACATCATTTCAGTTGCAAACTTTTCCGCAACATTACCTATGTTGCAAAAAGTTCTTCCACAACATCACTGTTGTTGCCAAAAAAAATTGAAGCTAGAAAAAATTTCTGCGACACGACCTATGTTGCAAAAAAAATCCCGCAACACAACCTATGTTGCAAAAATATATTCTGCAACATGACCTCTGTTGCGAATGTTTCTGCAACAAGATTTTTGTTGCAAAGTAGAAGAAAACGTTTGGCCACTAGATTGTCTCATATCCGACGGCTCTCAAGGTTGTGGACCTTTTAAAAAGATCTGCCCGCCGACACGTAGCAGCCTCCTTTTGTTAATGGAAATAAGAAGAAGCTCTTTTTATACTATAAAAAAATAGATGCGAAAATCTATGTGTGCATcttactccctctgtcccaaaatataaAAACGTTTTTTACACTATACTAGTGTAAAAAAccttcttatattttgggacagagggagtagtgtATATATCCCTCTCAACCAAACTAAAGGCCAAATCAGAAAATCCACGTGTGCCTCCCTCGTGCGCTTTTGATACTACTTCATCCATCTCAACTTGAGTACCCTCCGTTCTAAATTACGCGttgcagaaatggatgtatctagaattaaaatacatttagatacattcatttctgcgacgagtaattcaGAACGGAAGGAGTATAATCACATCTCATAAATAAACTTCATATAATCACAACAGAAAATCATGTGTGCTTCTTTTTTTTTTTAGGGAAATGTGTGCTTCCCTCGTGCGCTTTACACGTCCCACTCACTCACGCGCCCAGGACAAAACCACGGCACATATAACCTCGTGAGTCGTACGTGTCGCGGCCTCGCGCACCAAACACAACTCCGAAAGCCAAATTTATCTCTGCCCTCTCGACACGTACGCGATTGCTGCTGGGGGGGATGGCGGAGGCAAAGGCGGCGGCGCTGCTGGCGCGGGAGGACGGGGGCGCCGCCGCCGAGGGAtccgggcgcggcggcggagcgaCGTGGGCGCAGACGCTGGGAAACGTGGTGGTGTCCATCGTCGGCACGGGGGTGCTGGGCCTGCCCTACGCCTTCCGCGCCGCCGGCTGGCTCGCGGGAACCCTCGGAGTCGCCGCCGCGGGCTGCGCAACGCTCTACTGCATGCTCCTCCTCGTCAGTATCTACCCAAATTTGCTTTGCATCTTCCTCTTTTGTTTCTCTCCCGCTGATTATCTGAGTTTAAGCCAAATAATATATTTGGAGCTGCAATGCATTCTGTCTATATGCAGATTGGGTGAACTgttcatgataaactggatgacATTCGTGCTTAAACTTCCAAGTATTATGATGATTTGAAGATCTCAATCGCCATTAGTGGTGCAGAAAATACAGTTTACCCACAAATTATTTGTGTGGCTCTGTTCCTCTCTCACCTTTTTTTATTGAGCTCGCTTAACCCCTTAAGTATCCAATGAAAAAAATAGCGTGCTATAGGGTTCTAAGCAATGTCTCGTTAAATGAAATCGGCGGACAATCGTTCGCTACAACGTGATATACGGTCACTATAGTGGATTTTAAGGATTGCGCTATTTTGTCATAGCATGCTATTTTGTTCCCCCGAAAGTATCATGTCTTGGACGATTTTACCCTTAGTTGGTTTCTGAAAGAACAATAATGTGCATATATACAAAAAAAACTCATACATGTATCTACGAGATGAAATATCAACGTGTAAATTTATGTTAATGAGCATGATTATTTGCCATGCgtgcaaaaataaaaataaatgaggTATTTTCCTACAAGTGGATTTTTGGCTCTTGGGATCGCATGATCTCTTTATTCCAAAATTTCAAAAACTGAGTTAAAAAGTTTTATATTAGAGTGAGTCATGTAACAAGTTTTTGTAAAGATGAATTCAAACTGGGTTTAAGAAAAAACTAAAGAGGCTAAAATAGCGTTTTCACATTGTGAAAGAAAACTTTGCTTTGTTATTTATCCACAGTTCACCCATCTGTTGTGTTTTTCTCAGAACTTCAAATTGAGTCATTTACATTTGAGATTCCTTTTGAATTTTTTGGGATGAgtgcattttttttgtttttttaagcGGTCATGTGACCCCGAGAGCCAaatgttatttatttatttttctgaACAGGTCCTAAATGGTTAGACATGTGTATTCTACGTTTTCTGTTGCTTGTTGAGCATGCTCAATGCTTTCAGTTGGACTAAGCCTAAGAACTTTATTTGGCTTAGTTCACAACAATTGGCACTACTTTTATGGTGAATTTTTGTGTGTGCATTATGACGAATCTTTTACTCTTATAAACTGTTCAACTTTAGTTTTGACGAATACATTACCATTTTTCAGCTGTGTAATTTAATTGGTGTATTTTCTATCTGAAGGTGGAGTGTAGAGATAAACTGGAAGAGGAAGAAACAGAAGAGCCATGTGATGTTCTCTACACATACGGGGATTTGGGTCAGAAGTGTTTTGGGACAATCGGTCGGTGCTCGACAGAAATCCTCATCTTCCTTTCTCAAGCCGGCGGTTCTGTTGCTTACCTGATATTCATTGCTCAGAATCTCCACTCCATGCTTACCCAGTTCATGTCACCAGACGGCTTCATCTTTGCCGTCCTCCTGCCTATGCAAATTGCACTCTCCTTCGTTCGCTCGCTGTCCTCCCTTTCACCTTTCAGCATATTTGCAGATGCATGCAATGTCCTAGCGATGGCCATAGTTATCAAAGAGGACATACGGCTTTTCGACCATCCATTTGCAGATAGAAGTGCTTTTAATGGGCTTTGGGCGATACCCTTCTCTTTTGGGGTTGCACTTTTCTGCTTTGAAGGGTTCAGCATGACTCTGGCACTGGAAGCATCGATGGCGGAACGGAAAAAATTCAAATGGGTGCTTTCTCAAGCACTTGTATGTATCATGTTTGTCTATGCGTGTTTTGGAGTGTGCGGATACTTGGCTTATGGTGAAGCCACCAAGGACATCGTAACACTTAATCTTCCCAACAGCTGGTCTTCTTCTGCAGTTAAGGTTAGTCCACTTTTTGCAACTTATTTGGTGTGACCAGATTTGAATTTGCTGAAGTAATGATGGTTGTACCAAGCTAACAGTTGGAAGATTTAAATTTTACAGATTGGCCTATGCATTGCACTAGCATTCACATTTCCGGTCATGATGCACCCGATCCATGAGATCGTTGAGGCGAGAATCAGATCGAGTCAGTGCTTTCAGAAGTTTTCACAGAATGTTGGTGGCCCCAATTGGTTAGCCTTGCACGCAAGCC
Protein-coding sequences here:
- the LOC125555987 gene encoding amino acid transporter ANT1-like, encoding MAEAKAAALLAREDGGAAAEGSGRGGGATWAQTLGNVVVSIVGTGVLGLPYAFRAAGWLAGTLGVAAAGCATLYCMLLLVECRDKLEEEETEEPCDVLYTYGDLGQKCFGTIGRCSTEILIFLSQAGGSVAYLIFIAQNLHSMLTQFMSPDGFIFAVLLPMQIALSFVRSLSSLSPFSIFADACNVLAMAIVIKEDIRLFDHPFADRSAFNGLWAIPFSFGVALFCFEGFSMTLALEASMAERKKFKWVLSQALVCIMFVYACFGVCGYLAYGEATKDIVTLNLPNSWSSSAVKIGLCIALAFTFPVMMHPIHEIVEARIRSSQCFQKFSQNVGGPNWLALHASRIMVVTILAVVASYVPAFGAFIAFVGSTVCALLAFVLPTTFHLSIVGSSMSLWRRLLDYGFLLFGLVFAVYGTFTAL